Proteins from a single region of Haloterrigena alkaliphila:
- a CDS encoding DUF5789 family protein produces MGRDVHLNDIEPVLEELDYPIARDAAAERYDDVTLILAEGEQNLGDLVAESGGDEFSSVDDLESEVFNLLPRRAVGEPYQSEGEG; encoded by the coding sequence ATGGGCCGAGACGTCCACCTCAACGACATCGAGCCGGTGCTCGAGGAACTCGACTATCCGATCGCTCGGGACGCGGCTGCAGAGCGCTACGACGACGTGACGCTGATCCTCGCGGAGGGCGAGCAGAACCTCGGCGACCTCGTCGCCGAGTCGGGCGGCGACGAGTTTTCGTCGGTCGACGATCTGGAGTCGGAAGTGTTCAACCTGCTCCCCCGACGCGCCGTCGGCGAGCCCTACCAGTCCGAGGGCGAAGGATAG
- a CDS encoding class I fructose-bisphosphate aldolase, with the protein MIPIDDSPIVRDGKSLILAMDHGLEHGPTDFEEVPEKLDPSTVFETATHDAVTAMAVQKGIAEGYYPSYEDDVNLLLKVNGTSNLWMGEYDSAVNCSVDYAAEIGADAIGFTLYGGSNHEVEMAEEFRDVQEDAREHDLPVVMWSYPRGQGLKNDTKPGVISYATRLGLELGADIAKVKYPGDAEAMAHACKSAGDMKVVMSGGSKTDDYEFLSTVEAAVNAGCSGLAVGRNVWQRENPTQILDALEKVIYEEATADAALEATE; encoded by the coding sequence ATGATTCCGATCGACGATTCCCCGATCGTCCGCGACGGTAAGTCACTGATTCTCGCGATGGACCACGGGTTAGAGCACGGACCGACCGACTTCGAGGAGGTTCCCGAGAAGCTCGATCCCTCGACGGTCTTCGAGACGGCGACCCACGACGCCGTCACCGCGATGGCCGTCCAGAAGGGGATCGCCGAGGGCTACTACCCCAGCTACGAGGACGACGTCAACCTCCTGCTGAAGGTCAACGGGACCTCGAACCTCTGGATGGGCGAGTACGACTCGGCGGTCAACTGCTCGGTCGACTACGCGGCCGAGATCGGCGCCGACGCCATCGGGTTCACCCTCTACGGCGGTTCGAACCACGAGGTCGAGATGGCCGAGGAGTTCCGCGACGTCCAGGAGGACGCCCGCGAGCACGACCTGCCCGTCGTCATGTGGTCGTACCCGCGCGGTCAGGGGCTCAAGAACGACACCAAACCGGGGGTCATCTCCTACGCGACTCGACTCGGCCTCGAGCTGGGCGCGGACATCGCGAAGGTCAAGTACCCCGGCGACGCCGAGGCGATGGCCCACGCCTGCAAGTCCGCCGGCGACATGAAGGTCGTTATGTCGGGCGGCTCGAAGACCGACGACTACGAGTTCCTCTCGACCGTCGAGGCCGCCGTCAACGCCGGCTGCTCGGGACTGGCCGTCGGCCGCAACGTCTGGCAGCGCGAGAATCCCACGCAGATCCTCGACGCCCTGGAGAAGGTCATTTACGAGGAGGCGACCGCCGACGCCGCGCTCGAGGCCACGGAATAG
- a CDS encoding 3-hydroxyacyl-CoA dehydrogenase family protein has protein sequence MVRTELERIGVVGAGTMGSGIAQVAATTGYDVVMRDIEDEFVENGFETIDDSLGRLESRDALDEDPETIRDRIAGTTAIDDLADCDLVVEAALEELEIKQDVFADLERVCDDDVLLATNTSTLSITSIAADLEHPERVIGLHFMNPVPIMEGVEVVVGEKTTDEATELAHDLAEELGKTTWEADDKPGFVTNRILMPWINEGIRAFDEGVATKEDIDAGMELGTNVPMGPLTLADHIGLDVCLHASETLHEELGDRYKPAYLLKRKVEAGDLGKKTGTGFYEYD, from the coding sequence ATGGTTCGCACGGAACTCGAGCGGATCGGCGTCGTCGGCGCGGGCACGATGGGCAGCGGCATCGCACAGGTCGCCGCGACCACCGGCTACGACGTGGTGATGCGGGACATCGAGGACGAGTTCGTCGAGAACGGCTTCGAGACCATCGACGACAGCCTCGGCCGCCTCGAAAGTCGAGATGCCCTCGACGAGGACCCGGAGACCATCCGCGACCGAATCGCGGGGACGACGGCTATCGACGACCTCGCCGACTGCGATCTGGTGGTCGAGGCGGCGCTCGAGGAACTCGAGATCAAGCAAGACGTCTTCGCCGACCTCGAGCGGGTCTGCGACGACGACGTCCTGCTCGCGACGAACACGAGCACGCTCTCGATCACCTCGATCGCGGCTGACCTCGAGCACCCCGAGCGCGTGATCGGCCTCCACTTCATGAACCCCGTCCCGATCATGGAGGGCGTCGAGGTGGTCGTCGGCGAGAAGACGACCGACGAGGCCACTGAACTGGCCCACGACCTCGCCGAGGAACTGGGCAAGACCACGTGGGAGGCCGACGACAAACCCGGCTTCGTCACGAACCGGATCTTGATGCCGTGGATCAACGAGGGTATTCGCGCCTTCGACGAGGGCGTCGCCACGAAGGAGGACATCGACGCGGGGATGGAACTCGGGACGAACGTCCCGATGGGGCCGCTGACGCTCGCCGATCACATCGGACTGGACGTCTGTCTGCACGCCTCCGAGACGCTACACGAGGAACTCGGCGACCGCTACAAGCCCGCCTACCTCCTCAAGCGGAAGGTCGAGGCCGGCGACCTCGGGAAGAAGACCGGCACGGGATTCTACGAGTACGACTGA